Proteins encoded together in one Synechococcus sp. A15-62 window:
- a CDS encoding DUF2232 domain-containing protein — MTDANPRLSRQQALRLVEGAYLAAATGLIWLALYYLPVGGALFRLALPLPLILLQLRRGSRSGVEGLLLSVLLLTALMGPLRGPLLLFPYGLLSLWLGWSWCRGISWWLSWSGGIVLGTAGFLVRVLVLSLLLGENLWVVITRAGSALLDRLIAALHLPITPDLTQVQLMALLLVVVQEVIYVLSLHALAYWIFPRLKSPIPEPPRLLHGLVALDPL, encoded by the coding sequence ATGACCGACGCGAACCCCCGGTTGAGCCGCCAGCAGGCTCTGAGGCTGGTTGAGGGGGCGTATCTTGCGGCCGCGACGGGGCTGATCTGGTTGGCTCTCTACTACTTACCGGTCGGTGGGGCGCTGTTCCGGCTGGCCCTTCCCCTGCCCCTGATTCTTCTGCAGTTGCGTCGCGGCAGCCGTTCCGGTGTCGAGGGGCTGCTGCTCTCTGTGCTTCTGCTCACGGCCTTGATGGGCCCTTTGCGTGGGCCGCTGCTGCTGTTTCCCTACGGGCTTTTGTCGCTTTGGCTGGGCTGGAGCTGGTGCCGGGGGATCAGCTGGTGGCTGAGCTGGTCGGGGGGCATCGTTCTTGGAACTGCAGGGTTCTTGGTGCGGGTTCTCGTGCTCTCGTTGCTGCTGGGAGAAAACCTCTGGGTGGTGATCACCCGGGCCGGTTCCGCTTTGCTGGACCGCTTGATCGCGGCCCTGCATCTGCCGATCACACCGGATCTCACCCAGGTGCAGTTGATGGCGTTGCTGTTGGTGGTGGTTCAGGAGGTCATTTACGTCCTGTCCCTTCATGCGCTGGCGTACTGGATCTTTCCCCGCCTGAAATCACCGATTCCGGAGCCCCCGAGGCTGCTGCATGGACTCGTTGCCCTCGATCCCCTCTGA
- a CDS encoding nicotinate-nucleotide--dimethylbenzimidazole phosphoribosyltransferase, which translates to MDSLPSIPSEASMFPEGCQQLGRLGASVLDAAALRPWTSNDQPLDLLLVLAATRTAEHEGISAAGSTVASRRYTALADAELLIQGPARKRRWPLPPLPAGVSPALLSHVAARRLNLTPQVAALGLVQKPDFPHLDIEPLDQGPSACLSSGAAMPLPRVQQLWRQGERLGRRLKRPLVVAECVPGGTTTAQAVLTALGVEVGHLISGSALHPPQQLKQELVIRGLQQASLGAHPSAEQILAAVGDPFQAFTAGVLVGAVSTGQPLLLGGGCQMLAVLALAMQTLPAPQRDHLAAQVLIGTTGWLADEGADAAGQSPFGGLVDATASHLAAALSVVACGVRFHGSTHQPLRDYERGYVKEGVGAGALLLLAQLRGCSCAELVLDCEDALEQLLSRPVTSSS; encoded by the coding sequence ATGGACTCGTTGCCCTCGATCCCCTCTGAAGCCTCGATGTTTCCTGAGGGCTGTCAGCAGCTGGGACGTCTCGGTGCAAGCGTTCTGGATGCAGCGGCACTGCGCCCCTGGACCTCCAACGATCAACCGCTAGATCTGTTGCTCGTTCTGGCGGCCACACGAACGGCGGAGCATGAGGGGATTTCCGCCGCTGGATCCACCGTGGCTTCGCGGCGCTACACCGCCCTGGCTGATGCGGAGCTCCTGATCCAAGGGCCGGCCCGGAAGCGCCGTTGGCCTCTGCCGCCTCTGCCCGCTGGAGTCTCCCCCGCCCTGCTCAGCCATGTTGCGGCGCGACGTCTGAACTTGACGCCGCAGGTGGCGGCCCTCGGCTTGGTCCAGAAACCCGATTTTCCCCACCTGGACATTGAGCCCCTGGATCAAGGCCCCTCGGCTTGTCTGTCCAGTGGTGCGGCGATGCCATTGCCGCGGGTGCAGCAGTTGTGGCGACAGGGAGAACGGCTGGGGCGGCGCTTGAAACGCCCCCTGGTGGTTGCGGAGTGTGTTCCAGGAGGGACCACAACCGCTCAAGCGGTGTTGACGGCCCTCGGTGTGGAGGTGGGCCATCTGATCAGCGGTAGTGCGCTTCATCCGCCGCAGCAGCTCAAGCAGGAGCTTGTGATCCGAGGGCTTCAGCAGGCCTCCCTTGGTGCGCATCCTTCGGCCGAACAGATCCTGGCCGCTGTGGGTGACCCTTTTCAGGCCTTCACCGCAGGGGTGCTGGTGGGTGCGGTGTCCACGGGACAACCGTTGTTGTTGGGGGGCGGTTGCCAGATGCTGGCTGTTCTGGCCTTGGCGATGCAGACTTTGCCGGCCCCTCAGCGGGACCACCTGGCGGCCCAGGTGCTGATCGGCACCACCGGCTGGCTCGCTGATGAGGGAGCGGATGCTGCAGGTCAGTCCCCTTTCGGCGGGCTGGTGGATGCCACCGCGAGCCACCTGGCTGCCGCACTGTCCGTTGTGGCCTGTGGGGTGCGTTTTCACGGCAGCACCCATCAACCCTTACGGGACTACGAACGCGGCTATGTGAAAGAGGGGGTGGGGGCGGGCGCTCTTTTGCTGCTCGCCCAGCTGCGTGGATGCTCTTGTGCCGAGCTGGTGCTGGATTGTGAGGATGCCCTGGAGCAGCTGCTCAGTCGCCCCGTAACGTCAAGCTCATGA
- a CDS encoding ABC transporter substrate-binding protein yields the protein MGPLNRRHVLQMIGAMGTALLAGCRPATSAPTLMAPAGVLPKPWADALPKPWRLTLAPAQQDWTPADQARADVLVMGDGWLDSHPADTLQPIASEPLVSQLDGQAKALLASLGALQDRVLPLAVSPWVMLLRDNPAMIQQGWPLLLDSSMAGRVVLPASPRLVMSLADHLGGGQTLPALRHQTLTYDDRQATNWLLKGEAKVVVLPLSRCIALLGRDPRLRAILPASGAPLHWTVLLRPEASREPVPQSWVEQGWRDPLRRRLVQQGWRAPIASSGAIVDQNALSERLRPLLFPSSDTWSRCWSLPPLLPDDRRALEERWRDSAPEPPSR from the coding sequence TTGGGTCCCCTGAACCGGCGCCATGTGCTCCAGATGATCGGGGCGATGGGAACCGCGCTGCTGGCGGGCTGTCGTCCGGCGACTTCCGCCCCAACCCTGATGGCTCCGGCTGGGGTTTTGCCGAAACCGTGGGCTGATGCCTTGCCCAAGCCCTGGCGCCTGACACTGGCTCCAGCCCAGCAGGATTGGACGCCGGCGGATCAGGCGCGTGCTGATGTGCTGGTGATGGGTGATGGGTGGCTCGATTCCCATCCGGCGGACACGCTCCAGCCCATTGCCTCTGAACCGCTCGTCAGCCAGTTGGATGGTCAGGCCAAGGCTCTGCTGGCCAGCCTCGGTGCCCTGCAGGATCGGGTGTTGCCGCTGGCCGTCAGCCCCTGGGTGATGCTGTTGCGGGATAACCCGGCCATGATCCAGCAGGGGTGGCCCCTGTTGCTGGATTCCTCCATGGCAGGGCGTGTGGTGCTTCCCGCCAGCCCACGCCTGGTCATGAGCCTGGCGGACCATTTGGGCGGAGGCCAGACTTTGCCTGCGTTGCGTCACCAGACTCTCACCTACGACGACCGTCAAGCCACCAACTGGCTGCTCAAGGGTGAGGCCAAGGTGGTGGTTCTTCCGCTGAGCCGCTGTATCGCTCTGTTGGGGCGGGACCCCCGTCTTCGGGCGATCTTGCCTGCCTCCGGTGCCCCCTTGCACTGGACTGTTCTGCTCAGGCCAGAGGCCAGTCGTGAACCGGTTCCCCAGAGCTGGGTTGAGCAGGGATGGCGGGATCCCCTGCGTCGCCGCTTGGTGCAGCAGGGATGGCGGGCGCCGATTGCATCGTCAGGGGCGATTGTGGATCAGAACGCCCTTTCGGAGCGCCTGCGGCCTCTGCTCTTTCCGTCTTCAGACACCTGGTCGCGCTGCTGGTCGCTGCCCCCGCTGTTGCCCGACGACCGGCGTGCATTGGAAGAGCGCTGGCGTGATTCAGCTCCAGAGCCGCCGTCGCGGTGA
- a CDS encoding aldo/keto reductase has protein sequence MNTRAFGSGRPVSLFTLGTMRALNSAAQMAEVLDAAAEAGINHLETAPAYGPAERFLGEALRHNSRKGSDHWVITSKLLPGLSFEEGQRRLDQILERLGCPQLDNLAIHGINREEHLDWALAGDGSKLLEWALSSGRVSQVGFSSHGSNQLIDRALRSLRFSFCSLHLHWLDPQRLPLARWALEHGLGVMAISPADKGGRLQAPSPTLVDDCTPFAPLELAYRFLLAQGISTLTVGAAAAGDLQLAATLAQADAPLSQAEQQALMTAERRQQERLGQEHCKQCQACIPCPNEVPIPELLRLRNLATGHGLNEYAQERYNLIGRAGHWWEAHDASACERCGACLPRCPHHLPIPDLLADTHQRLKASPRRRLWS, from the coding sequence GTGAACACCCGCGCCTTCGGCAGCGGCCGCCCCGTCAGCCTGTTCACCCTCGGCACGATGCGCGCCCTGAACTCAGCGGCGCAGATGGCCGAGGTGCTGGATGCAGCAGCGGAAGCTGGGATCAATCATCTGGAAACCGCCCCGGCCTACGGACCTGCGGAACGATTTCTTGGAGAAGCACTTCGCCATAACAGCCGGAAAGGATCAGACCACTGGGTGATCACCAGCAAACTGCTGCCAGGGCTGAGTTTCGAGGAAGGACAACGCCGCCTTGATCAGATTCTGGAGCGGCTGGGCTGTCCACAGCTCGACAACCTCGCCATCCATGGCATCAACCGGGAGGAGCATCTGGACTGGGCCCTGGCGGGCGATGGGTCCAAGCTTCTGGAGTGGGCCCTCAGCAGTGGCCGCGTCAGCCAGGTGGGCTTCAGCAGCCATGGCAGCAACCAGCTGATCGATCGGGCGCTGCGCAGTCTGCGCTTCAGTTTCTGCAGCCTGCACCTGCATTGGCTGGATCCCCAGCGCCTGCCCCTGGCCCGTTGGGCCCTGGAACACGGCCTCGGGGTGATGGCGATCTCCCCTGCCGACAAAGGCGGTCGCCTGCAGGCCCCAAGCCCAACACTGGTGGACGACTGCACCCCCTTTGCCCCCCTCGAGCTGGCCTACCGGTTCCTGCTGGCACAGGGCATCAGCACCCTGACCGTTGGTGCCGCAGCTGCAGGTGATCTTCAACTTGCCGCAACCCTGGCGCAGGCAGATGCCCCCCTCAGTCAGGCCGAGCAACAGGCTCTGATGACGGCAGAAAGGCGGCAGCAGGAACGGCTTGGCCAGGAGCATTGCAAACAGTGTCAGGCCTGCATTCCCTGTCCGAATGAGGTTCCGATCCCCGAACTCTTGCGGCTGCGCAATCTGGCCACGGGGCATGGGCTCAACGAATATGCGCAGGAGCGCTACAACCTCATCGGCCGTGCTGGCCACTGGTGGGAAGCGCACGATGCCTCCGCCTGTGAACGCTGTGGGGCGTGCCTTCCCCGTTGCCCGCATCACTTGCCCATTCCTGATCTGTTGGCGGACACCCACCAACGCTTGAAGGCTTCACCGCGACGGCGGCTCTGGAGCTGA
- a CDS encoding bifunctional nuclease family protein, which translates to MVEMSVAGIALDAASRTPMVLLRDPSGRRQVPIWIDQAQAHNIMAGLQGGAPPRPLSHDLMAALLVAGGLELERVIVHAIEDSTFHAVLKLRPDLDEAELAENEVLELIEVDARPSDAIALAIRTGSGIWMLEEVVAEASIPVDAEADAEDQSAFSRFVDDLSPAALVRHLRNQDSEAPSEE; encoded by the coding sequence ATGGTCGAAATGAGCGTCGCCGGAATTGCCCTCGATGCCGCCAGCCGCACACCCATGGTGCTGTTGCGGGATCCAAGCGGTCGACGTCAGGTGCCGATCTGGATCGATCAGGCGCAAGCCCACAACATCATGGCCGGATTGCAGGGGGGAGCACCACCACGACCCCTCAGTCATGACCTGATGGCAGCACTTTTGGTGGCTGGGGGGCTCGAACTGGAGCGCGTGATCGTGCACGCGATTGAGGACAGCACCTTTCATGCGGTGTTGAAGCTGAGGCCTGATCTGGACGAAGCGGAGTTGGCCGAAAACGAAGTGCTGGAACTGATCGAGGTGGATGCCCGACCCAGCGACGCCATTGCCCTGGCGATCCGCACGGGCAGCGGCATCTGGATGCTGGAAGAGGTGGTGGCGGAAGCCTCGATTCCAGTGGATGCGGAGGCGGATGCTGAAGATCAAAGCGCCTTCAGCCGTTTCGTTGACGACCTCAGCCCTGCCGCCTTGGTGCGCCATTTGCGCAACCAAGACAGCGAAGCGCCCTCGGAGGAGTGA
- a CDS encoding riboflavin synthase, which translates to MFTGLVQSVGRIERRAGAVVVWGCAPFAPLALGDSVAVDGVCLTAAELMADGFRADVSEETLRRTTLGRKADRGGAVNLEPALRLSDRLGGHLVSGHVDATGEVTHLESLPHSWDVSIRWSDPRFGRYVCEKASIAVDGISLTVAECSADGTTFSLAVIPHTWEETTLKHLAVGDTVNLEADQLARYAERLLHATAADAGNADGQNKNGTLSASWLAAHGWS; encoded by the coding sequence ATGTTCACGGGGCTGGTGCAGTCAGTGGGAAGGATTGAGCGCCGTGCCGGGGCGGTGGTGGTTTGGGGTTGTGCTCCCTTTGCCCCCCTGGCCCTCGGCGACAGTGTGGCTGTGGATGGCGTCTGCCTCACGGCGGCAGAGCTGATGGCGGATGGTTTCCGCGCCGATGTGAGTGAGGAGACCCTGCGCCGCACCACGTTGGGACGCAAGGCGGACCGTGGGGGAGCGGTGAATCTCGAGCCGGCGCTTCGGCTGAGCGACCGCCTTGGTGGTCATCTGGTGAGCGGTCATGTGGATGCCACCGGTGAAGTCACCCACCTGGAGAGCCTCCCTCACTCCTGGGACGTGTCGATCCGCTGGTCGGATCCCCGATTCGGCCGTTACGTCTGTGAGAAGGCCAGCATCGCGGTGGATGGAATCAGCCTCACGGTGGCTGAATGTTCGGCCGATGGAACGACGTTCAGCCTCGCTGTCATCCCCCACACCTGGGAGGAGACGACCCTGAAACACCTGGCGGTCGGGGACACTGTGAATCTGGAGGCCGATCAACTGGCCCGCTACGCCGAGCGGCTGCTGCATGCCACCGCTGCCGACGCCGGAAACGCCGATGGCCAGAACAAGAATGGGACTCTGTCAGCCAGCTGGCTGGCGGCTCACGGCTGGTCTTGA
- a CDS encoding AbrB-like transcriptional regulator, whose product MLVGKELLDKARSLSNRPEDDIARGCGYVGPSGRLLKKSFYRALVEAKAAAQGWQLPKSSSSSSGGSRGRQAEFRTRVHGNGNLLIGHAYTRRLGLEPGQEFKIELQRDSGMIVLQQMDQDQP is encoded by the coding sequence ATGCTGGTCGGCAAGGAACTGCTGGACAAGGCCAGATCGCTCAGCAATCGGCCGGAAGATGACATCGCCCGCGGCTGCGGCTATGTGGGCCCGAGTGGTCGTCTGCTCAAGAAGAGTTTTTATCGGGCCCTGGTGGAGGCCAAAGCGGCAGCCCAGGGATGGCAACTGCCGAAAAGCAGCAGCAGTTCCTCAGGCGGCAGCCGGGGTCGCCAGGCCGAATTCCGCACCCGTGTGCATGGCAACGGCAACCTGCTGATCGGCCACGCCTACACCCGTCGGCTCGGCCTGGAACCGGGCCAGGAGTTCAAGATCGAGCTGCAGCGGGACTCAGGAATGATCGTTCTTCAACAGATGGATCAAGACCAGCCGTGA
- a CDS encoding cytochrome c oxidase subunit 3: MTTTLPTKDQNHSHGEHAEHPDHRMFGLATFLVADAMTFAGFFAAYLTFKAVNPLPDGAIYELELPLPILNTILLLVSSATFHRAGQAIRQDDHGRCRRWLLITAGLGLAFLVSQMVEYFTLPFGLTDNLYASTFFAATGFHGLHVTLGALMILIVWWQARQPQGRVTSADHFPLEAAELYWHFVDGIWVILFVILYLL, encoded by the coding sequence ATGACCACCACACTTCCCACGAAGGATCAGAACCACAGCCACGGGGAGCATGCCGAGCATCCCGATCACCGCATGTTCGGCCTGGCCACCTTTCTGGTGGCGGACGCCATGACCTTCGCTGGCTTCTTTGCGGCTTACCTCACCTTTAAAGCTGTGAACCCCCTCCCGGATGGAGCCATCTATGAACTGGAGCTGCCCCTGCCCATCCTCAACACCATTTTGCTCCTGGTGAGCAGTGCCACCTTCCACCGGGCCGGCCAGGCGATCCGACAGGACGACCACGGCCGCTGTCGACGCTGGCTGCTGATCACCGCAGGCCTCGGCCTGGCCTTTCTGGTGAGCCAAATGGTGGAGTACTTCACACTCCCCTTCGGCCTCACCGACAACCTTTACGCCAGCACCTTCTTTGCTGCCACGGGATTTCATGGTCTCCACGTGACCCTCGGTGCCCTGATGATCCTGATCGTCTGGTGGCAGGCGAGGCAGCCACAGGGCCGTGTGACTTCAGCCGACCACTTCCCCCTGGAAGCGGCTGAGTTGTACTGGCACTTTGTTGATGGGATCTGGGTGATTCTTTTTGTGATCCTTTATCTGCTCTGA
- the ctaD gene encoding cytochrome c oxidase subunit I, translated as MTISLPPETSSPPRLQPSGWLRYFSFSVDHKVIGLQYLVCGFVFYLIGGALAGAIRTELTSPVSDFMARDVYNQVLTLHGTVMIFLWIVPVVNGAFGNYLIPFYVGARDMAFPRLNAVAFWLIPPAGLMLITSYFLTGAAQSGWTAYPPLSITTPATGQIIWILSVLLLGGSSIFGGINFIATILKLRRPGLKLMQLPMYCWAMLGTSILVVLSTPVLAGTLVLLSFDIVAHTGFFNPTLGGNVVVYQHLFWFYSHPAVYIMVLPAFGLVSEILPVHARKPLFGYVTMVYSIMAIVVLGLIVWAHHMFTSGTPPWMRLFFTIATAFIAVPTGIKFFNWLATLWGGRISLNSAMLFSCGFIVNFVLGGITGVALAQVPFDIHVHDTYFVVAHFHYIVFGGSVFVIFASIYHWYPKFTGRMLNEDLGRLHCALTFIGFNLCFGPQHWLGLNGMPRRVAEYDPQFTLINQISSVGALLMAISTLPFLWNVIHSALSGPVAGDNPWKALTPEWLTSSPPPVENWIGEAPLVEEPYGYGVPPDELDLTAASGRDLWSSGK; from the coding sequence ATGACCATCAGCTTGCCCCCGGAGACATCCAGCCCTCCACGGCTTCAACCCAGTGGCTGGTTGCGGTATTTCAGCTTCAGCGTTGATCACAAAGTGATCGGGCTGCAGTACCTCGTCTGCGGCTTTGTTTTTTATCTGATTGGTGGCGCACTAGCCGGTGCCATTCGTACGGAACTCACCAGTCCCGTGTCCGACTTCATGGCACGGGATGTCTACAACCAGGTGCTGACCCTCCACGGCACAGTGATGATCTTTCTCTGGATCGTTCCCGTGGTGAATGGTGCTTTTGGGAACTATTTGATCCCCTTTTATGTGGGTGCTCGTGACATGGCCTTCCCACGCCTCAATGCCGTGGCTTTCTGGCTGATTCCACCAGCAGGTTTGATGCTGATCACCAGCTATTTCCTCACAGGAGCTGCGCAATCGGGCTGGACGGCCTATCCACCTCTCAGCATCACCACACCAGCAACTGGCCAGATCATCTGGATCCTGAGCGTGCTGCTCCTGGGAGGAAGTTCGATCTTCGGAGGCATCAACTTCATCGCCACCATTCTCAAACTGCGTCGCCCCGGTTTGAAATTGATGCAACTCCCCATGTATTGCTGGGCGATGCTGGGCACCAGCATTCTTGTGGTTCTCTCGACACCGGTTCTGGCGGGAACGTTGGTGTTACTGAGTTTCGACATCGTTGCCCATACAGGCTTCTTCAACCCCACCCTCGGGGGCAATGTGGTGGTTTACCAGCATCTGTTCTGGTTCTACTCCCACCCAGCGGTTTACATCATGGTCTTGCCGGCCTTCGGCTTGGTGAGCGAAATCCTGCCGGTTCATGCCCGCAAGCCGCTGTTCGGCTACGTAACGATGGTTTATTCGATTATGGCCATCGTTGTATTGGGCCTGATTGTGTGGGCGCACCACATGTTCACCAGCGGGACACCTCCCTGGATGCGCCTGTTCTTCACCATTGCAACCGCATTCATCGCCGTTCCCACCGGCATCAAATTCTTCAACTGGTTGGCAACACTCTGGGGCGGACGCATCAGCCTCAACAGCGCCATGCTGTTTTCCTGCGGCTTCATTGTGAACTTCGTGCTCGGAGGCATCACAGGGGTCGCCTTGGCGCAGGTGCCATTCGACATTCATGTGCACGACACCTACTTCGTCGTCGCCCACTTCCACTACATCGTCTTCGGTGGATCGGTGTTCGTGATCTTCGCCTCGATCTACCACTGGTATCCCAAGTTCACCGGCCGGATGCTCAACGAAGATCTCGGCCGCCTGCACTGTGCCCTCACCTTCATCGGCTTCAACCTGTGCTTCGGCCCTCAGCACTGGCTGGGCCTCAATGGGATGCCGCGACGCGTTGCTGAATACGACCCCCAATTCACCCTGATCAATCAGATCAGCTCCGTTGGAGCCCTGCTGATGGCCATCAGCACCCTGCCGTTCCTATGGAATGTGATCCACAGCGCCCTCAGTGGCCCAGTCGCAGGCGACAACCCCTGGAAAGCACTGACGCCCGAATGGCTGACCAGTTCTCCGCCACCGGTCGAGAACTGGATTGGTGAGGCCCCTCTGGTGGAAGAGCCCTACGGCTACGGCGTCCCGCCGGACGAGCTGGACCTGACCGCTGCCAGCGGTCGTGATCTCTGGAGCAGCGGCAAATGA
- a CDS encoding cytochrome c oxidase subunit II, which yields MQIPSAILTLVIGMVLALGGLWIGQNINLLPIDASANAPIYDELFKVLFTIGSILFIGIVGLLVFSLIRFRRRNGQIGDGVAIEGNLPLEIFWTAVPAVVVLFVGLYSYDIYDRMGGMVPLAHDHMGEAHEQQIWGGISSGSIESAAATNVLPVEVTAMQFAFLFHYPEGDITSGELHVPADRPITLRMEAKDVIHAFWVPEFRLKQDVIPGQPTQLSFTPTRTGRYPIVCAELCGPYHGGMRSTVVVESPEDWDSWYRDNAKAAPEDETLTIANA from the coding sequence GTGCAGATCCCATCCGCCATTCTCACGTTGGTGATCGGGATGGTCCTTGCTCTGGGCGGTCTTTGGATCGGCCAGAACATCAACCTCCTCCCCATCGATGCGAGCGCCAACGCGCCGATTTATGACGAACTTTTTAAGGTTCTATTCACGATTGGCAGCATTCTGTTTATCGGAATCGTTGGTCTTCTCGTCTTCAGCTTGATTCGCTTTCGGCGACGCAATGGCCAGATTGGCGACGGCGTGGCCATCGAAGGAAATCTGCCCCTTGAAATTTTCTGGACAGCTGTTCCTGCTGTTGTGGTGCTGTTTGTTGGCTTGTACAGCTACGACATTTACGACCGCATGGGTGGCATGGTGCCTCTGGCCCACGACCACATGGGCGAAGCCCACGAACAACAGATCTGGGGAGGCATCAGTTCAGGCTCGATTGAATCAGCGGCAGCAACAAATGTTTTGCCCGTTGAAGTGACAGCCATGCAATTTGCCTTCCTCTTTCATTACCCAGAGGGAGACATCACATCAGGTGAGCTTCATGTTCCAGCCGACCGGCCGATCACCCTGCGGATGGAAGCAAAAGATGTGATTCATGCCTTCTGGGTTCCTGAATTTCGTTTGAAGCAGGACGTCATTCCAGGCCAGCCAACCCAGCTGAGCTTCACCCCCACACGCACCGGCCGTTATCCAATTGTATGTGCCGAACTCTGTGGGCCTTACCACGGTGGAATGCGCTCCACCGTTGTGGTTGAAAGCCCGGAGGACTGGGACAGCTGGTACAGGGACAACGCCAAAGCCGCACCTGAAGACGAAACGCTCACCATCGCGAACGCCTGA
- a CDS encoding heme A synthase: protein MMLSSMSTLRRRLGLLSAHLVVAVIALVVIGGATRVMEAGLACPDWPLCFGSLLPGRQMNVQVFLEWFHRLDAFVIGIALVVMAVATTLQRRQLPGWLPWLAVGLMVLVAMQGGLGALTVTRLLPSGVVTAHLALALTLVALLSGLTQRLLHPTAVVAPLWWRIGASLGLMSVFVQCLLGGRMATAWAGQRCLAGGEACQLVLSHRLTAMPVVVVVLGFAGAAVLAGGWARQQWPWLGGAVLLVLIQVALGVFTLRLGLSQPAVTVAHQLVAALLIALLAALLVRSPDRPSPSRSVVLDDTSLEACHG from the coding sequence ATGATGCTTTCTTCAATGTCGACATTGCGTCGACGTCTTGGGTTGTTATCAGCTCACCTTGTGGTTGCCGTGATCGCTTTGGTGGTGATCGGTGGGGCAACCCGGGTCATGGAGGCCGGCTTGGCCTGCCCGGACTGGCCCCTGTGCTTCGGCTCGTTGTTACCAGGGCGCCAGATGAATGTTCAGGTGTTCCTTGAATGGTTTCACCGCCTCGATGCGTTCGTCATCGGCATTGCTCTGGTGGTGATGGCCGTGGCGACGACGCTTCAGCGGCGTCAGCTGCCGGGATGGCTGCCCTGGCTTGCCGTCGGTCTGATGGTTCTGGTGGCGATGCAGGGAGGCTTGGGTGCGCTGACGGTGACCCGGCTGCTGCCTTCCGGTGTGGTGACAGCCCACCTGGCACTCGCTCTCACCCTTGTGGCCCTTCTGAGTGGGCTGACCCAACGCTTGCTTCATCCCACTGCCGTCGTCGCGCCGCTCTGGTGGCGCATCGGGGCATCGCTTGGCCTGATGTCGGTCTTTGTGCAGTGCCTGCTCGGAGGTCGCATGGCCACCGCCTGGGCAGGGCAGCGTTGCCTTGCTGGAGGAGAGGCCTGCCAGCTGGTTCTTTCCCATCGCCTGACGGCGATGCCGGTGGTCGTTGTTGTGCTCGGCTTCGCCGGGGCAGCAGTCCTGGCGGGTGGTTGGGCTCGCCAGCAGTGGCCCTGGCTGGGTGGGGCCGTTCTCCTGGTGCTGATTCAGGTGGCCCTTGGCGTTTTCACCCTTCGTCTTGGCTTGTCGCAACCGGCAGTGACCGTTGCCCATCAGCTCGTGGCGGCCCTGTTGATCGCTCTGTTGGCGGCGCTTCTGGTCCGCTCGCCGGACCGCCCCTCACCGTCCCGTTCCGTCGTCCTCGACGACACCTCGTTGGAGGCCTGTCATGGCTGA
- a CDS encoding heme o synthase: MAEITATVRPTREEVVPSRKRVKLPAWLEVAKPRLIPLLLATTLGGMALSEGWPLSSPRLVCTLGGGALASAAAGVLNCLWEQDLDGRMARTSGRALPSGRLSPTSAFIGAIACTLAAAMLLVSGVNCLAAGLSLLGLCSYVLLYTALLKPRTSQNIVIGGVAGAIPPLVGAAAATGHVGLGGWWLFALVMVWTPAHFWALALLLREDYRAVGIPMLPVVKGPVVTARAIKTYGWITVLLSGLGVFALPSGGAFYGVMLLPYNARLLQLVDRLSLDPDSLVNAKALFRWSILYLFGVCLLLILSRTDLASGFTHQVIQLLSLPTGVH; encoded by the coding sequence ATGGCTGAAATCACTGCAACCGTTCGTCCGACCCGTGAGGAGGTGGTGCCCTCCCGCAAGCGGGTGAAACTTCCGGCCTGGCTGGAAGTTGCCAAACCCCGCCTCATCCCTCTGCTGCTGGCCACCACCCTTGGTGGAATGGCTCTTAGTGAAGGCTGGCCTCTCTCATCGCCTCGGCTCGTCTGCACCCTGGGGGGAGGGGCGCTTGCCTCCGCTGCTGCAGGGGTTCTGAACTGCTTGTGGGAGCAGGATCTCGATGGCCGGATGGCCCGCACCAGCGGTCGCGCACTCCCCTCCGGTCGGCTGTCGCCCACCAGTGCATTCATCGGCGCCATCGCCTGCACCCTGGCGGCGGCGATGCTTCTGGTGAGCGGTGTGAATTGTCTCGCTGCTGGGTTGTCCCTGCTCGGCCTCTGCAGTTACGTGCTGCTCTACACAGCCCTGCTCAAGCCGCGCACGTCCCAGAACATCGTCATCGGTGGGGTCGCCGGGGCCATCCCACCCCTTGTTGGGGCGGCTGCCGCCACGGGCCATGTTGGCCTCGGGGGCTGGTGGCTGTTCGCTCTGGTGATGGTCTGGACGCCAGCCCATTTCTGGGCTTTGGCCCTGTTGTTGCGTGAGGACTATCGCGCTGTCGGGATCCCCATGCTGCCCGTGGTGAAGGGTCCTGTGGTGACGGCACGGGCGATCAAGACCTACGGCTGGATCACCGTTCTTCTCAGTGGTTTGGGCGTGTTTGCGTTGCCTTCAGGTGGCGCCTTCTACGGCGTGATGCTGCTTCCTTACAACGCTCGGTTGCTGCAGCTCGTCGATCGGCTTTCGCTGGATCCCGACAGTCTTGTGAATGCCAAGGCTCTGTTCCGTTGGTCGATCCTTTATCTCTTTGGTGTCTGCCTGCTGCTCATTCTCAGCCGGACGGATCTGGCCTCAGGCTTCACCCACCAGGTGATTCAGCTTCTCTCCCTGCCAACGGGGGTGCATTGA